The following are from one region of the Lepeophtheirus salmonis chromosome 8, UVic_Lsal_1.4, whole genome shotgun sequence genome:
- the LOC121122411 gene encoding FHF complex subunit HOOK interacting protein 2A translates to MFGALKEALAPEVPLITDFKHHWSLFIEFYGSKGTQNSLEKKSVPIEQTYLTHHLNAILKILSKEREIEGDANIGPCMEYLIQNQCLDILSTLCQSDVPPGIRPYIFKLFNFLLGRIKTPIAYVEVFRPIRRLLMFCASEKASPTEDLEIEFISGLLRRLRSSPELLSLFAHASKPGIGSHSSSRRSSSCSNCTDWRKSLDFMEENLIENMNLESQHLVLSALLNYVDSPDYLIASQSMEGILTVLSLPDSEAARSVLNSNVQDIENTSSDISSTTMIPLSSIIIGRLVDLFEEINHSNIKVSDLSELKVNWVEAHHHSYRTASNHPYFLRRTEDHRNEFPGKSHIISFFAWFDYVDNLVRRAHPLIGEYLCYSFNKHFLENCLEIHFGDCLPEEDSHTGNDAAMVIFLAHLNRCWSHIDSQGLAKTFSTWLIGDSEAELNGMVSHPLKHLLIEMCLSSNVEVALETLHLFDTLLERPSECILSCLVLGNLSERGYYHHELAVSQINSWSEEEDEREKSRSSPHNIGKSRFERHKAPTSRTLAPSNIHRIINMWLFLVCEKLQLKSSENAGGSYESYLKASTDQFVEIRSRCSNFDWPLEANFNYDSEKPSSESKPEGDPTRCFYEGEFLFALFSLLQNILNTDQELNLQTTSTLSKLCLLPHPFLHEYLLNPTIPLNSNCRTLYSTLSSVCDEAASRLEQVNELSNKMKLCRKAMTARADSKKQLLGGIPEVEVTLINGIIVLEEFCKEIAAITFAKYSQSC, encoded by the exons ATGTTTGGTGCATTGAAAGAGGCACTTGCGCCTGAAGTGCCTCTTATTACTGACTTCAAGCACCACTGGTCCCTTTTTATTGAGTTTTATGGGTCCAAAGGAACTCAAAACTCATTGGAAAAGAAGTCTGTTCCCATAGAGCAAACCTATTTGACACATCATCTCAATGCTATTCTCAAAATTTTAAGTAAAGAACGTGAAATTGAGGGTGATGCTAATATAGGACCTTGTATGGAATATCTCATTCAAAATCAATGTTTAGACATTCTCTCTACTTTGTGTCAGTCGGATGTTCCTCCTGGGATTCGCccatacatttttaaactttttaatttccttCTGGGAAGAATTAAAACACCAATTGCCTATGTTGAAGTGTTTCGACCCATTAGACGTCTTCTTATGTTCTGTGCCTCTGAGAAAGCATCTCCTACCGAAGATTTAGAAATCGAGTTTATATCTGGACTTCTACGCCGACTCCGTAGTTCACCAGAGCTTTTATCGCTATTCGCTCATGCATCCAAGCCTGGGATAGGAAGCCATTCAAGTTCTCGACGGAGCTCCAGTTGCAGTAATTGTACCGATTGGAGAAAATCTCTTGATTTCATGGAAGAAAATTTAATCGAAAATATG AATTTGGAGAGCCAGCACCTTGTCTTGTCTGCATTATTGAACTATGTTGATTCGCCAGATTATTTGATTGCTTCTCAATCTATGGAAGGAATTTTAACTGTTCTTTCCCTTCCTGATTCAGAAGCAGCCAGAAGTGTTCTCAATTCCAATGTACAAGATATTGAAAATACAAGTTCTGATATTTCCTCTACAACAATGATACCTCTATCCTCTATTATCATAGGTAGACTTGTTgatctttttgaagaaattaatcaCTCTAACATAAAAGTGTCAGACTTATCTGAACTCAAGGTAAATTGGGTTGAAGCGCATCACCACAGTTATCGCACTGCTAGCAATCATCCTTATTTTTTACGCCGAACTGAAGATCATCGTAATGAATTCCCTGGAAAGTcacatataatttcttttttcgcGTGGTTTGATTACGTGGATAACCTTGTTCGAAGGGCACATCCTCTTATTGGGGAATATTTGTGCTATTCTTTCAATAAGCATTTCTTGGAGAACTGTTTAGAGATACACTTTGGGGATTGCTTGCCTGAAGAGGATAGTCACACAGGGAATGATGCAGCTATGGTGATATTTCTAGCTCATTTAAATCGTTGTTGGAGTCATATTGATTCGCAAGGTTTAGCTAAAACATTCTCTACCTGGCTTATTGGTGATAGTGAGGCTGAACTCAATGGAATGGTATCTCATCCATTAAAacatttgttaatagaaatgtGCCTCAGTTCAAATGTAGAAGTGGCTCTTGAAACCCTACATTTGTTTGATACTCTCCTCGAAAGACCGAGTGAGTGTATTTTATCGTGTTTAGTACTAGGCAATTTGAGTGAGAGGGGATACTATCATCATGAGCTGGCTGTGTCCCAAATTAATTCATGGTCTGAGGAGGAAGACGAGAGAGAGAAAAGTAGGTCATCTCCACATAATATTGGAAAATCTAG aTTTGAAAGACATAAAGCTCCTACTAGTAGAACCTTAGCTCCATCCAATATTCATAGAATAATTAACATGTGGTTGTTTTTAGTCTGTGAGAAATTACAGCTCAAGTCTTCTGAGAATGCGGGTGGAAGTTACGAGAGTTATCTCAAAGCATCTACAGATCAATTTGTTGAAATAAGATCTCGTTGCAGCAATTTCGACTGGCCCCTTGaagcaaattttaattatgattcgGAGAAACCTAGCTCTGAATCTAAACCAGAAGGTGATCCAACTCGCTGTTTCTACGAAGGAGAATTCCTTTTCGCACTCTtctctctccttcaaaatattctcaaTACTGATCAAGAACTAAACCTACAAACAACTTCCACCCTTTCAAAACTTTGTCTTCTTCCACATCCGTTCCTTCATGAATACCTACTCAATCCTACAATTCCTTTAAATTCTAATTGTAGAACACTTTATTCCACATTGTCTAGTGTGTGTGATGAAGCTGCTTCCCGACTTGAGCAAGTTAATGAACtctcaaataaaatgaaattatgtcgAAAGGCTATGACAGCTCGAGCTGATAGCAAGAAACAATTGCTAGGCGGGATTCCTGAGGTTGAAGTAACACTCATAAATGGAATCATTGTATTGGAAGAGTTTTGTAAAGAAATAGCTGCTATTACATTTGCCAAATACTCCCAGTCATGCTAG
- the LOC121122414 gene encoding small nuclear ribonucleoprotein G-like, which produces MSSTKAHPPELKKFMDKRVQLKLNASRNMEGILRGYDPFMNLVLEEGIETTKQGHRNPVGTIVIRGNSIVMLEAKDRLT; this is translated from the exons ATGAGTAGCACCAAGGCACATCCACCAGAGCTCAAAAAGTTTATGGACAAAAGA GTCCAATTGAAATTAAATGCTAGTCGAAACATGGAGGGGATATTGAGAGGATACGACCCATTCATGAATTTGGTTCTTGAGGAAGGAATAGAAACTACAAAGCAGGGTCATCGCAATCCAGTGGGTACCATTGTTATTCGTGGAAATTCTATAGTGATGCTAGAGGCCAAAGATAGACTCACATGA
- the LOC121122409 gene encoding ATP-dependent RNA helicase DDX42 produces the protein MSRHRRGGGLYAHFVNDSSSGDRPYRGAEIPPPSSLSSRQSSSAGRNPNPNSNSGTTNSSKSFNYKDFQELPIKKTRSEEDYFNEDEEDDKEKERKKQEESFCPYIPSPGSPGYIPPSSQKSPKKSEDEDEEEDSLDTFMANLEKDAKSQGLKSLNKPKDTTKTFKGVRTDIDEADNEESYYKWLEENPNAGLMPVDEDDDDIEYDEDGNPIAPKLPKYIDPLPPMDHSAIEYMPFDKCFYKEHNDITCLSPIQVIDLQQKLGIKISGVSPPKPVTSFGHFGFDEVLLKSIRKSEFTQPTPIQSIGIPVCLSGRDAIGIAKTGSGKTATFLWPIIIHIQHQRPLLNGEGPIALILVPTRELALQIYTEAKKFGKVYDLNAVCAYGGGSKWEQSKCFESGAEIAIATPGRMIDMIKMKVTNLQRVTYLVLDEADRMFDMGFEAQVRSICDHVRPDRQTLLFSATFKKKVEKLARDVLTDPIKVVQGSIGEASEDVTQIVKVLEKGGYKWEWVLQNLVEFTSAGSVLIFVTKKLNCEELAQNLKLKEFECELIHGDLNQHVRNEIIYKFKKKQFPILVATDVAARGLDIPHIRTVLNYDIARDIDTHTHRIGRTGRAGIKGTAYTLVTEKDKEFAGHIVRNLEQANQDVPKELMDLAMQSSWFKNSRFKKGKMGKTVGLGFKESVDSLNGDSKAISGPVSGGRLGVVREAYKNQFMTNFRKASDEATSSDQPSMPPPPPPPSNQPTIPSLDSSSQKTGKKRKSRWD, from the exons ATGTCTCGTCATCGTCGTGGGGGCGGCCTCTACGCCCATTTTGTGAATGACTCTTCCTCGGGGGATCGGCCCTATCGAGGTGCAGAAATTCCTCCTCCTTCGAGTCTGAGTAGCCGGCAATCCAGTTCTGCAGGTAGAAATCCGAATCCCAACTCCAACTCAGGAACTACTAACAGTAGTAAATCCTTCAATTACAAGGATTTCCAAGAGCTTCCTATAAAGAAGACGCGTTCCGAGGAAGATTACTTCAATGAGGATGAGGAGGATGATaaggaaaaagagagaaaaaagcaGGAAGAGTCTTTCTGTCCCTATATCCCTTCTCCGGGCTCTCCGGGATATATTCCGCCTTCTTCTCAGAAAAGTCCTAAAAAGTCGGAGGATGAGGACGAAGAAGAGGATTCTCTTGATACCTTCATGGCTAATCTAGAAAAGGATGCTAAGAGTCAAG GTCTTAAATCACTTAATAAGCCCAAAGATACTACCAAGACTTTCAAGGGTGTTCGCACAGATATTGACGAAGCTGACAATGAAGAATCATATTATAAATGGCTTGAAGAGAATCCTAATGCTGGATTAATGCCTGTTGATGAAGATGACGATGATATTGAATATGACGAAGATGGTAACCCCATTGCGCCTAAACTACCCAAATATATCGACCCCCTCCCTCCCATGGATCACTCCGCTATCGAGTACATGCCTTTCGATAAATGCTTTTATAAAGAGCACAATGACATCACTTGCCTTTCTCCTATTCAAGTCATTGATCTGCAACAAAAATTAGGAATTAAGATCTCAGGTGTATCTCCTCCAAAGCCTGTTACAAGTTTTGGTCACTTTGGTTTTGATGAAGTTCTACTTAAATCTATACGCAAATCTGAGTTTACTCAACCCACTCCCATTCAGTCCATTGGAATTCCGGTTTGTCTCTCTGGAAGGGATGCTATTGGTATTGCCAAAACTGGCTCTGGAAAAACAGCCACTTTTCTTTGGCCcattataattcatattcaacATCAGAGACCCTTACTTAATGGAGAGGGTCCTATAGCACTTATTCTTGTCCCCACAAGAGAGCTCGCACTTCAAATATATacagaagcaaaaaaatttggaaaagttTATGATTTAAATGCTGTTTGTGCCTATGGTGGAGGATCCAAGTGGGAACaatcaaaatgttttgagtcaggGGCCGAAATCGCTATTGCTACTCCAGGGAGAATGATtgatatgataaaaatgaaagtaaCTAACTTGCAAAGAGTTACATATTTAGTTTTAGATGAGGCCGATAGAATGTTTGATATGGGATTTGAGGCTCAGGTACGATCCATTTGTGATCATGTACGCCCTGATAGACAAACCCTCCTCTTTTCAGCcacatttaagaaaaaagttgaaaaacttgCTCGGGATGTTCTTACAGATCCTATCAAAGTTGTGCAAGGCTCAATAGGAGAAGCTTCAGAGGATGTAACACAAATTGTTAAAGTACTGGAAAAGGGAGGCTATAAATGGGAATGGGTCTTGCAAAACCTGGTCGAATTTACATCCGCTGGTAGTGTTCTTATCTTTGTtactaaaaagttaaattgtgAAGAGTTGGcgcaaaatttaaaattgaaagaatttGAATGTGAATTGATCCATGGAGATTTAAATCAACATGTTAGGAAcgaaatcatttataaatttaagaaaaaacagtTTCCTATTTTAGTTGCAACAGATGTTGCTGCTAGAGGGCTGGACATACCTCACATACGCACAGTTCTAAACTATGATATCGCTAGAGATATCGACACACATACTCATAGAATTGGGAGAACAGGACGGGCAGGAATTAAAGGTACTGCGTATACACTTGTGACGGAAAAGGATAAGGAATTTGCTGGACATATCGTACGAAATCTTGAGCAAGCCAACCAAGATGTTCCAAAGGAATTGATGGACCTTGCCATGCAAAGCTCTTGGTTCAAGAATTCGCGTTTTAAAAAGGGTAAAATGGGAAAAACAGTTGGACTTGGCTTTAAAGAATCAGTGGATTCCTTAAATGGGGATTCCAAAGCTATATCTGGCCCAGTTAGTGGCGGCCGATTAGGAGTAGTAAGAGAAGCATATAAGAATCAGTTCATGACAAATTTCCGTAAGGCTAGTGATGAAGCAACTTCAAGTGATCAACCTTCAATGCCCCCACCTCCACCGCCACCCTCTAATCAGCCCACTATTCCTTCTCTCGATAGTTCATCTCAAAAGACAGGGAAGAAAAGAAAGAGTAGAtgggactga